CAGGAAGGTGATGTCATCTGTGAACTGCACCAACGGCGATGTACTCACTACTAATTTAGAAGACAACGAAGCCGGCAAATAGTCATGCACCGGTTTAATCTGTGCACTGCCAGCATTTTTCAAAGTGCCCGAGCCGGTCATCTGAGCCAGGGGCGCCGCAGTGCGCACGGTTAGTTCGGTGGTATTGGTGAACTGCTCGCCCAGCGCCTTCACGGCTACCTTCACGGTGGCGGGGCCGATGGCGGGACTCGCCACCAGTTTGTACACCACCTGCTTCTCAGCGTTGGCGCCCGCTTGCGCGGAAGTAGTAGCAGTCCCTACTATCCTAAGCGGACCGGTTACCGAGATGGAACTAGTGAAGGCAGCGTTTTTAGCGGTGGTGTTACTGATGGTCACGGGCACCAGGAGCGTGTCTTTCGGGCTCAGGAAACGGGGAAGGGCCGTGCTGATCACCATGGGGTCAGCCACGCGCATGAGTTTCTCCGCTGAGCCGAAGGCGTTGCCTTTGTAGGCCACCGCCATCACGCGCACCGCCCCCGAGAACTCCGGAATCTTTACCTGGACCGTGGCCAGGCCGCGGCCATTGGTCTTCAGCCGACCACTCCACAAGGACACTAGCTTCACGCGCTTAGAGGTAAGGGGATTGATGCGTTTCTCCAGGTCATAGCCGTCGCCGCCGGTGCTGGAGCGGGTGCCGGTAATTTCTGGGAACAGGAAAGGGTAGAGGTCGAAGGCCAGTACCTCCAGGGCCCGTTTCTGGTAGAAGAACGCGTGCGGATCTGGCGTCTGGTAGTCTTTGAGCTGCAGAATGCCTTCGTCTACCACAGCCAGGGTCACTTCGGCGTTAGGCGCGGTTTTGATGCTCACCTGCTGGGTGCGGTTAGAGCGCGAGGCGTCAGGAGCGGTGAGGACCACGTCCAGCTTGGTGCTTTTCTTGGTCACGGCCAGCGGTTTGAAGCCCCGGGCAATGGTGAGCGGCATCTGGTTGTTTTTGATCTCCCGCAGGGCTACCGCCGAGATGTATACAGTGGGCAGGTGTTCGTCTTTGATAGCCAGTTTAAGGGAGGCGGCTTTCTTGTCGGTTTTAAGGTAATGGTAGCTCAGGACCTTGTTCTGCTCCACGGTGACCAGAATCTTGCCCCGGAACGGCGACTTGAACAGGATTTTGGCGTCATCGCCTACCTCATAGCTTTCCTTGTCCAGGGCAATGTCTACCTCGCCTTCATTGTTCACCTCAAAAGACGTGCTCTCCGTGTCTCCCCAACCATAGGCGTAAAAGCGTTGGGCCACATAGTTATAGGCGCCGGGACGCATCACGCGCAGTTCATACTCCCCAGAGGTGGAAGGCACAAAACGCACCGCCGTTCCTTCTTTGGAAACCTGCAGGGTGGTGTTGAGCAAGGTGCTGGCCCGGCGCTGGGAATTGTAGTTGTAGTCTTCGCTGCGGCGCTCCACCACCGTCTCATAGGTAAACCGCACCAACTGCACCTGCACCGTGGTGGCGATGGGTTGGCCTTGCGCGTTTAAGGCAATGAGGGGCACCTGCATCTCCTTCCGGGTACTCACGTACGTATCAAATTTTCTGATGCCGTAAAAAGCCTGTTGGGTGCTCACCGAAAACCGGTTCAGTCGGTTGACCGGCCGACCAGTTTCGTCAAAGACGGTGGTAAAAAGCGAGCCTTCCAACAGGCCCACATCCCGGAAGTTATTCAGTTCAAAGGTTTCCTGGGCCTTGCCCTCGGCATTAGTTTCGCCCTGGCGCATGCTGTTCTGCAGGTTCACCTCCTGGGCGTTGTTGAGCTCAAAGGTGTAGTCTGGGTAGCGGGGGGCTTCAAAGGTTTTCTTCTTCAGGCTGAGCTGCACCTCGTAGTTTCGGCCGGCGGCCGGAGGGCCAAAGAGGTTCTGCGCCGTCAGGTTCACGGTCACGTTCTCGCCGGCCCGGAACTCGTTTTTATTTAAGGTGGTAGTGACTTTGAGGCGGTCTGGCATGAATTCCTCCACGCCAATCTTGCGCGAATTCAGGAGCACGTCATTGCCGGAATACACCTCCAGAGTGTAGGTGCCGGTCACCACCGAGGTGCTGAGCACGAACATGGCCTCATAAGAACCTTCTTTGTTAAGCGTGCCTTTTTGGCTGCGGTACTCCTTGCCGTTGGGTAGCAACAGCTTTACTTTAAGGGGTAGGCCCACCACCGTTTTCCAGTCTGGGGTGCGTACCAGGGTATTCACGTGCACGGTGTCGCCGGGGCGGTACAGGTCGCGGTCGCCGTAGATAAAGGCGTCATAGTTGAGCTGGTCCAGACGCTTGCCACCCACGTCAAAGCGCGAGGTGTTGACCTGGGTCTGGGAGTAGGGCAGGTAATTGAAGTCATCGCCGCGGCGCGCCGTAATAAGTCCCAGCTTAAAACCCGCCGCGGTCTTGGCCATCTGAGGGAAGCGCGCCACGCCGTCACTGTCTGTGGTGGCTTTGTGCACCACCTGGTTGTTGGTACTGATAAACCGCACGTCTACCCCAGACAAGGTAAGGCCGCTCCTAATGGAATTGGCGAACACCAGCACCTCGTCTTTGCCCTGTTTGGCAATAAGCCCGATGTCTGATACCGAGATAATCTTGGAGTCTCTAAGCCAGTTGTTTTCGGTGCTGGCCACATTGATCACGTACAGGCCCTTGAAGTTGCTGTCAAAGTCCAGGTCATCCAGCGCTAGGTTTAATAGATGGTTTTTGCCTTGCTTGCGAAGGGTTTTAGTGTCTAGCTCGCGCTCAAAAATGGTTTTGCCGTTGTTCTCATTCACGTCATAATAAGAACTCTCGAAGTACTCTTCTGACTCCTCATCATAATGCCCGTCATAAGTCTGGCCGTCTTGCAGGTAGCGCAGGATGTTGTTCTCAAATACCTTACTGATGCTCACCTTAACCCGGGGCACCTGCGTGAGGTTCAGGGCAATGTTGCGGGCGCCCTGGCTGCTCAGGTAAATGCTTTTCTGATTGACAAAGGCCACCGTGGGCTTATCTGACTCAAAGGTAACCGGGTGCAGGTACGGCTTGCCCAGAGGTTTGCCCGCCACGCCGCTGGCCTCGCCCGACAGCGTGAGGGTATAGGCCTGCCCAGCCGTGAAATTGCCGCTCAAAACAAGGCCGTTCTCCAGGCGTTCCACGGTAAATTCGCGGCGTGGGTTTAACGTCACCAGCGAAGTCAGATCTGGGTTGGTGATGGGTTGGGTGGTGAGCACGTAGATCTTGTCCAGGCCTTCTTCCTGGACGGTGATTACCTCCATAACCATCAGGCGGTCGCGGCTGGGCAGCACTACCGTTTGCTGCGTGGGCTGCGGGGTCTGGTACGTGCTGCCGGGGGTAGATAAGCCTTTGGCCAGAGTGACCCGCAGCGGTACTTCACCGGTACTGTTTTGCTGCAGGCCTTTTACCCGTACAGAGAGGCTCTTTTTGCTAGCGCTGATTACCTGCACCGGAAGGGGCGTGTTGCCTTTGTAGACCTTTAATCTGTCACTTACTGTTTGGGCGGCAACAGGGTAGTTGAAGTCAAACACCACGTTGGCCACCAGTTCAGAGGGGTTGTTTTCGTTTTGGGTCCAATAGGCTTTGGTGCCGGTAAGTTGCAGGTAAGGCGTGTGGAATTTGATCTCCTGCCCCGCAGGGATCTTGAGTTTGGAGCGCGCGTGTTTAAGTAAATGCGTGGTTAGTTCGGCCTGGTAATTGGTGCTGGGGGCAAAGGGGTTGGCTGGCGAGAACACCAGCTCATTAGGCGCGGTCCACTTGAATCTACCCTCCACCTTAGGGGTGAAGGAAAGGTAAGGCACGGTGTCCCATTGGTTCAGGAGGGAGTCGGTGACCAAGTCTTTGTCAAAGGTGAACACCAGGTTCTGCTCCTGTGCTATCTCGGTCTCAAAGTTCTTTTTCTCCAGGCGCAGTTCATCTGGGTGGCCCTTACAGCCGAACAGCTGCGTAAGGGTCATCAGCATAAAAAGGGCAAGGAATAATCGCCGGGGCCGGGCCGAAAATGAGCAGTTCATAGGGCAGAAGAAGTGGGGTGTCTTGCTCCTCTAAACTTACTAATTGTTTGAGTGGGAAGGTAGTATTGCCAAAATATATTTGATAGACGCTATGTATTGCTTCGCTTGCCGGAACCATTTCAACTTCTGCGCCTGCTTTTGTTTAGAAACCAATGCGTTTAAGGCCTGTTTTCAGAAAAACACCCTTAAAACGGAAATGCCCTTCAGCACGGAAACTGGGCTGTTTGTGCCTTGCGATAGGTGGCAGGGTGGCTAGAAAAAGACTTCCCGTTTCAGGCCTATTTTTCGGAAAACGGGCCTGAAACGGGAAGGGTTATGGAAAGGGCCAGCCCTTATTCCACGGAAGAGGAATTGACGAAGAAATCTGAAAAGAGCCAGTCCAGGGCGGCGTCTTTGTTGGTGAAGTTCTCCAGCTGGGCCTCCGCATCTCCCGGAAGGTTAGAGGAAATACGATGGATGTCCAGCATACCTACACCCTGTTTGGTGGTAAGCCGGGCGTACTTTTTAATGGAAGAAGACAGGAAAAGTGGGGCCATCTCGCGTAAGATCCAATTCTGGTCGCCGAAATCAAGATAGGGGATTTGGCGGGCGTCACTCAGCCAGTAGCTGCAGCCTTTTTCCAGCGCTAGGTTCACGGTGTAATGGAATAGCCGCCGAAACGCCTCTTTATTTGGCTTCTGCAACCACTCCAGGTAGAGGTAGCCCACATGTTCATCTATCTCGACTTTTATGTACTCATCTGAGTAAACCAGAACGGGGTTTAAATCTATGCGCATGCCATTGGGTTAATTACTGTTTGTTCTCAGTTTGAAGCCACCTATAGACAGAAAGCAATCACTTGCCCGGGGGGCCTATCTAAGATATGGGTAATCTAGCCTTAAGAAAACCCTGAGGGAAGTAATTTAACACATTTTTTTTATTGTTCTTCCATGACAAGGGGTAAAATGAAAAATGCCCCCGTTTTTTGGGAGCATTTTTCAAAGTGGATGAACCGGTACCCTAAAGGGTTAACTAATTTAAGTTTCTGGGTTTTACGTTTCGGTCTGTACTGAAAGAAAGCACCCATGAGTACGCATTAAGGCCGTTTTATTTTTGTCGGCCAGGGCCGGGTAACTTAAGCTGGGGAGATAGAATTAGTGCAGCACCTTCAGGGCTTCTTCATTGCCTATCTTTTCGGCCATTTCTACCGCGGTTAGGCCCCGGCTGTCTCTAATGCTCTGGTCGGCACCTTTATCGGCTACTAGCCGCACGAGTTCATGCCGTCCAAACATGGTGGCGAACATGAGGGCCGTGCCGCCGCTGCCATTTTGCAGGTTCAGGTCGGCCCCCCGGGCAATGAGCAGTTCGGCAATATCGGCGTAGCCTTTAAAGCAGAGCCCCATCAGGGCGGTGTTGCCGGCAAAGTCCTGGGCGTTCACGTCGGCGCCGGCATCCAGCAAGGATTGCGTGGCGGCCAGGTGCCCTTCATAAGAAGCCAGGATAAGGGGCGTGAACCCGCGGCCATTCTGGGCATTGATATTCACCCCTTCAGAAAGGAGTTGCTGAATAGTGGGCACGTCTCCTTTACGGGCCGCGTCAAATAGAAGGTCTTCTGGGTTAGAGGAGGTAAAATCCATAGCGTTTGCAGGTAGGTGGTTGAGATATTTAAAGTACAGGTAACCAACAGGAAAGGCAAGATGTTTAAGGGAGGTACGGGTAAGCCGCGTTCATGTTTTTACTTCTAATCATACAAGTACTGGAAGCGGCCGTTTCACGGTTCTTCTCAACTTATACCCCCAGATGTAAGTATGTAGGAGGGTAATGTACCTTAAATGACGATTATGGCAACCGGTAACTCTTTTGATGAACTTCTGAATACCAAGAAGAAAAAGCTCTCCTTTTTCCAGAACCTGATTATTGTGGCCACCGCAGACCGCTACCTGGATGAGCAGGAAAGCGACTTTCTGGTAACCATTGGGCAGCAGCTGGAGCTTTCTGAGCAGGACACCAGCCCCATTGCCGAGAATCTAGGGGTCCTGTCTTTTATCATTCCGGAAGACGGCATGCAGAAGACCCTGGAGCTGCAGACGCTGGTCATGATGATGCTGCAGGACGGAAACTTGGCCGACAAGGAATACAACCTTTGCCTGGAGTATGCCCGCCGCGTGGGGTACCCCAAGGAACTGCTGGATGACATGATCAACCAACTGAAGGTAGGGCAGTAGTTGCCCGCGCCAGACACCATGTTGTGCTTCTCCCATTTTTCTGCTCATACACAGAAGACCATTTAATCCGTTAATTTTGCCTGGACTAATAAATGGGCTTGAAAAATTGATCTTACCGGCCCGGCTGTTTTAGGCCTGTTTTCTGAAAAACAGGCCTAAAACAGCCGGGCCCTAAGAAGAAGGAATGCATGGAAGACGTAGAGAGACGTGATGGGGGATTTGAAAGCAAGGGCAGTGCAGGTGGCCTGGACGTTTGCGTCTTGATCCCATGTTTCAATAACCAAGAAGGGTTAACCCGGTCTTTACAGAGCATTTCTTACCAGGCGACGGGGCTTTTTGTAATGGTGGTAGATGACGGAAGCACCGCTCCGGTGACCGCAGCCCTGGTGAAAGACAGCCTCCCCGAAAACTACTCCTTTCATCTTCTTTCCCTGCCCGAAAACCGCGGTATCACCCACGCCCTGAATGCCGGCCTGCACTGGATCCAGGAAAACCTGACGGTGCGGTATATTGCCCGGCTAGATTGTGGCGATGTCTGCCACCAGGACCGCTTCTACCAACAAGTCCGGTTTCTGTACCAGCACCCCCTTGTAGGCCTATTGGGCTCCTGGTGCAGGTTTCAGTCTCCTGAGAATGGTCTGAGGTTTACGTATACCACGCCCACCACACACGCCGCCATTCTGGATGAAATGCATGCGCGCAATGTGTTTATTCACCCTACCGTTATGTTCAGGGCAAGTCTGGTAAAGAAAATTGGCGGCTACCCCACTACTTACCCGTTTGTAGAAGACTATGCCTTGTTCTACCAGATGCTGCACCACATGCAGGGGGCCATCTTAAATCTGCTTCTGGTTACCTGTGAGATTAATGAAGGCGGCATCTCCATGGGGAACAGATCTGGTCAGCTGAAAGGCAGATACCGGGTGGTGGCTGACTTTGGTACCAGCCCCTGGTTGAAAATGAAAGGGCTGTTCAAACTTTCCCTGCTTCAGGTGGTGCCCTACAACTTTGTTCTGTGGGTTAAAAGCCGCCGCCACCGGTCCACGGAGACACCTGACTAAAGTTTTCAAGGAGCCTCTTTTAGAACTATCTTAATATTTATACCAATTGTTAGGTATTGTTTAAGCCGTTTTAAAACTTTTATAATAACCTCTTCCTTTCTTCAATTTTTACATGATTAAGGGTATTTTGCTCCAGAACAGATGCTGACTTGCTTTAAAGAGGGTTGTTGGAGAAAAAATGGTCTAGTGCTAAAAAATATTGTACTGGCCTAGTGTAAATAAAGTGGGAACATGCAAAATATAACTATCTTTGCTTTCATAAGCCTCTGAAGTAAGAAGCGAAAAAACATCTGCCCTTTCCCAGGCTCATGAAGATTGTCCACGTAATAGAACCATTTGCTTCTGGGGTTGCCGTTTTTGTGAAATCCCTCACAGAAACCATGCCTGAGGACCTTCATATCATCATACACGGGGAACGCAAGCAAGTGATGTCGGCTAAGGACGTGAAACGCACCTTCCCTAAAGAAAACGTTCGGTTCCTGCGCTGGAAGTCTGTGCAGCGGTCCATTAATCCGTTCAAAGATTTTCTTGCCCTCTCAGAGCTTCACCATATTCTTAGAAGACTCAAGAAAAGAGGCCTGGTAGATGCTGTGCATCTTCATTCCTCCAAGAGCGGTCTGTTAGGCAGGCTGGCCTGTAGGCTGGCGGGTATTAAAAAAGTAATCTATACACCAAACGGCGCACCTTTCCTGAGCACAGGAAACTCCTTCCTGAACTTCACCTTTAAGCAGATTGAACGCCTTGGCCATGGCTTGGGGGGGGAAGTGGTCTGCTGTTCGGCCTCAGAGCAGGAGGAATACAGCAAGCTGGGTATCAATGCCTCCTTTATTAATAACGGTGTCTCCTTAAAACCGTCTTCAACTGCCCACTTGGTAAAAAAGCCTACGGACAAGTTTACCGTTATCACTATAGGCAGAATAGAAGAACAGAAAAATCCTGTGCTGTTTAATGCCATTGCCTCCTTTCTGGAAGACTTTGCCCAGATAGAATTTATCTGGGCTGGTGATGGCAACGGGAAGCACCTGCTTACCTCTAAAAATATAACTATTACTGGTTGGTTAGAACCCGCCGCCGCCTCTGCCCTAGTAGCACAGGCAGACCTCTTTATTTCTACCTCCGTTTTTGAAGGCCTGTCATTTAGCGTATTGGAAGCCCTGGCCCTAAAAAAGCCTGTCTTGTTAAGTGACTGCGTGGGCAACCGCGACATTGTGCAAAGCGGCCTGAACGGAGATGTATTCAAAACCGACATTGAAGCCATAGGAAAAATCCTGTACTACTTCAACAACCGGGAGATGCTGGAGGTGATGGGCCAATACTCTCTCTCAATTTGTGAAGAAGATTTTAATGTTGATTTAAACCTTAGGGGGTATAGAACTGTCTATGAAGGGCCCAAGCCGGTAGAAAAGGGGAATCCCTACGCTTCCGCTGTTTGAGGTGCTAGTACAAAATATTTTATTACAGATTACATATATGGGAAACGCTTTACTTTTACAGGATTACATATCCTCCTCAGATCATCTGGAAGATATTCATAAAACACTGGATGCCATTCAATTACAATTGCTGAAAGAGCTTTCCCATAAGCAAAACATGCTGGACGCCAAAGACCAGGAGATCCTTCAGTTGAAAGCTGCTTTGCAGACTAAAATCCAAATGGTAGAAGAACTGAACCAGCGGGTTTTGGTAGTGGAACGCAACAACGAAGGCAATAAACAGCTCAATAAAAAGCTGATCAGTGAAATTGTTAGAAAACAGCAGGATATAGAGTGGTATAAGCGCACGTATGAGAAAAGGAGCTTAATTGGGTATATTAAAGAAAAAATCTTCAAAAAGGCATAATCATCTTTTTAAGAGAAGAATACCTGCTGTTGCCATTATATATATCCGAGGTTTATTTTGAATAATATCAACATCTATAATCAAGATCCACTTGTTGAAATGTCTTTTCAACAAGGCTCTACTTTATTTCCTAAGGTAAGTCTTTCTGAAATTGAAGCGTTGAAAAAAGTGTTCAACATTGATGTTACTTATAACCTTTGCCCACTCAGGGCAATCCTTCTGAAGGATCAATATATTGATCCTCACTGGGCTTTGGTGTTTGATAAAGAGCTTAATGTTGTTCTACAATCTGCCTATCTTAAACCAGAAAGCTTAGTTCAGGAAATACTAAATAAGAGGCAAAAAGGGGTAACGCAGCTGTCAGAGAAGTTTGTATATTTTGTAGGTTATAATCTTGGATATGGTAATTATTACCATTGGTGCCTGCAATGTCTGCCAACCTTAATATTGTATTTTTCTTTAAAGAATATATATACAAATCTAAAGTTACTTCTGCCTAAAAGTTTGCCCGACTTTGCTTTTCAATACCTTCAAATTCTTAATGTTGATTTGAAGAATGAAGTAGAGTTCATTGTTGTAGATGAGCGTTTGTATTTGGCTAAGGAAATGATTTATCCTTCTTTATTAGGAGGGGAGTTTGCTTTTGAAGCTTCTATAAGTGTCCTTAACTTCTCTAAAAGCTATTTTGAAAATTCTATTAAAAAGAAAAGTAGCCTGTTTTCTTTAAATTTAGGTAAAAAGCGCCTAATGTATTGCGCTAGGTTAGATAGTAAGAATCGGATAATAAAAAATGAACAACTTTTAATTAATCATCTAAAGGAGAAGTATCACGCAAAGATATATACTAATACTGGTCAGAGTGTTAAAGATCAGGCCAATAGTTTTCATGAGGCTGATATTATTATTTCTCCCCACGGAGCTGGAATGACCAATATCCTTTTTTGTAAAAAAGGCACCACCATTATAGAACTTATACCTGATAAGTATACAAATCCCTGCTTTGCTACATTAGCTGTCCACAATGAGCTAAAGTATTTTCCTTGCGTGTTTCCAACCATTACATATGAGGGGCGGCAGCAAGATTATGAATGGGAAATTGAGCTAAGTTCAATTGACTCTGTTTTGTCCAAATTAATTTAAAACTTTAATTACGAGAGTAATTAATGAGTATTATGTTTTCCAAAAAAATAAAGATAAGTCTTACCCCTAGCCCAGCATTAAAGCAGCAAGAAATTAACGGGATAATAACGTATGAGTCTTTTGATAATGATCCTTTTTTTGAGATCTGGCCTCTGGACGGCATATTAAAAGCTGGCTGGTATAAAGTTGCTTTAGGGCTTAAGTTGCAGCAAGGTGAAATTATTATTCCTAAAATTTATTTTGACTTTGGAAACGGATACTCTGAAGAATACCACTGGAAATTGTACTTCAGAGATGCAGAAGTTTTAGGACTGGTTAAGCTTCCCTGGGATTGTTACAGACTTAGATTAGATGTTTCAGAGACTAATGTGGTATTTGAAGCTTCTGACTTGACTATTTTTAAACTTACAAAACCGCAAGCCATTTTCCAGTCCTTTAAGGTGCTTGAAAAAATTGGTGAAAGCAGGGCTTCGTTTCTCAAAAAGGTTGTTTATCAAAAAAACGTAAAGGAAAGAAAGAAAATCCTGAAGTCGGTTTTTGACGGCTCCTATGTGCCCCTTCCTTACCATGAGTTACCAGCTATTGATGAAAAGCAAACTCAATTTAATAAAGAAGTTGATATAGCCGAGTTATTAACCTATAGTACAATCCACGCGGAGAAGCTTAAGGAAACTAAGCGTAACCATGAAATCATATCGAAACTAAATTATAGAGCCGATAACCAGGTGCCTGTAGACATTATTTTGCCTGTATACAATGGTTTGCATTTTTTAGAA
This Rufibacter radiotolerans DNA region includes the following protein-coding sequences:
- a CDS encoding glycosyltransferase — encoded protein: MEDVERRDGGFESKGSAGGLDVCVLIPCFNNQEGLTRSLQSISYQATGLFVMVVDDGSTAPVTAALVKDSLPENYSFHLLSLPENRGITHALNAGLHWIQENLTVRYIARLDCGDVCHQDRFYQQVRFLYQHPLVGLLGSWCRFQSPENGLRFTYTTPTTHAAILDEMHARNVFIHPTVMFRASLVKKIGGYPTTYPFVEDYALFYQMLHHMQGAILNLLLVTCEINEGGISMGNRSGQLKGRYRVVADFGTSPWLKMKGLFKLSLLQVVPYNFVLWVKSRRHRSTETPD
- a CDS encoding ankyrin repeat domain-containing protein — translated: MDFTSSNPEDLLFDAARKGDVPTIQQLLSEGVNINAQNGRGFTPLILASYEGHLAATQSLLDAGADVNAQDFAGNTALMGLCFKGYADIAELLIARGADLNLQNGSGGTALMFATMFGRHELVRLVADKGADQSIRDSRGLTAVEMAEKIGNEEALKVLH
- a CDS encoding glycosyltransferase family 61 protein, whose product is MNNINIYNQDPLVEMSFQQGSTLFPKVSLSEIEALKKVFNIDVTYNLCPLRAILLKDQYIDPHWALVFDKELNVVLQSAYLKPESLVQEILNKRQKGVTQLSEKFVYFVGYNLGYGNYYHWCLQCLPTLILYFSLKNIYTNLKLLLPKSLPDFAFQYLQILNVDLKNEVEFIVVDERLYLAKEMIYPSLLGGEFAFEASISVLNFSKSYFENSIKKKSSLFSLNLGKKRLMYCARLDSKNRIIKNEQLLINHLKEKYHAKIYTNTGQSVKDQANSFHEADIIISPHGAGMTNILFCKKGTTIIELIPDKYTNPCFATLAVHNELKYFPCVFPTITYEGRQQDYEWEIELSSIDSVLSKLI
- a CDS encoding alpha-2-macroglobulin family protein, whose product is MLMTLTQLFGCKGHPDELRLEKKNFETEIAQEQNLVFTFDKDLVTDSLLNQWDTVPYLSFTPKVEGRFKWTAPNELVFSPANPFAPSTNYQAELTTHLLKHARSKLKIPAGQEIKFHTPYLQLTGTKAYWTQNENNPSELVANVVFDFNYPVAAQTVSDRLKVYKGNTPLPVQVISASKKSLSVRVKGLQQNSTGEVPLRVTLAKGLSTPGSTYQTPQPTQQTVVLPSRDRLMVMEVITVQEEGLDKIYVLTTQPITNPDLTSLVTLNPRREFTVERLENGLVLSGNFTAGQAYTLTLSGEASGVAGKPLGKPYLHPVTFESDKPTVAFVNQKSIYLSSQGARNIALNLTQVPRVKVSISKVFENNILRYLQDGQTYDGHYDEESEEYFESSYYDVNENNGKTIFERELDTKTLRKQGKNHLLNLALDDLDFDSNFKGLYVINVASTENNWLRDSKIISVSDIGLIAKQGKDEVLVFANSIRSGLTLSGVDVRFISTNNQVVHKATTDSDGVARFPQMAKTAAGFKLGLITARRGDDFNYLPYSQTQVNTSRFDVGGKRLDQLNYDAFIYGDRDLYRPGDTVHVNTLVRTPDWKTVVGLPLKVKLLLPNGKEYRSQKGTLNKEGSYEAMFVLSTSVVTGTYTLEVYSGNDVLLNSRKIGVEEFMPDRLKVTTTLNKNEFRAGENVTVNLTAQNLFGPPAAGRNYEVQLSLKKKTFEAPRYPDYTFELNNAQEVNLQNSMRQGETNAEGKAQETFELNNFRDVGLLEGSLFTTVFDETGRPVNRLNRFSVSTQQAFYGIRKFDTYVSTRKEMQVPLIALNAQGQPIATTVQVQLVRFTYETVVERRSEDYNYNSQRRASTLLNTTLQVSKEGTAVRFVPSTSGEYELRVMRPGAYNYVAQRFYAYGWGDTESTSFEVNNEGEVDIALDKESYEVGDDAKILFKSPFRGKILVTVEQNKVLSYHYLKTDKKAASLKLAIKDEHLPTVYISAVALREIKNNQMPLTIARGFKPLAVTKKSTKLDVVLTAPDASRSNRTQQVSIKTAPNAEVTLAVVDEGILQLKDYQTPDPHAFFYQKRALEVLAFDLYPFLFPEITGTRSSTGGDGYDLEKRINPLTSKRVKLVSLWSGRLKTNGRGLATVQVKIPEFSGAVRVMAVAYKGNAFGSAEKLMRVADPMVISTALPRFLSPKDTLLVPVTISNTTAKNAAFTSSISVTGPLRIVGTATTSAQAGANAEKQVVYKLVASPAIGPATVKVAVKALGEQFTNTTELTVRTAAPLAQMTGSGTLKNAGSAQIKPVHDYLPASLSSKLVVSTSPLVQFTDDITFLLRYPHGCLEQTTSTAFPLLYYTDLARSLNQQQKGRAFNPNYLVQEAITKIEGMQQYDGGFSYWPGQPHTDWWSSAYATHFLLEAQKAGFPVNQQVLSKALAYLQKKVKAKATEVYRYYDAARKVKSKYITAHETAYSLYVLSLANKPDWSTMNYYKAKPELLSIDARYLLASTYAMNGGQQSFNLLLPKSFAGETSMRALDGSFYSPLRDMAISLNSLLEANPDHPQVITLARHLSQELKSSRWYNTQERAFALLALGKQASRTRGNVTAQVLQNGKTIGTFNGKDLTLANPLNAGAVTLQSKGQGTLYYFWELEGISQSGSYKQEDNFLKIRKSFFTRDGKAITNATFKQNDLVVVRLALQSLDGRTIPNVAITDLLPAGFEIENPRLLASREFSWLEGMKPATPDYMDIRDDRLNLYATARPKTQYFFYQIRAVNKGDFQMGPVGADAMYNGEYHSYHGAGVVKVR
- a CDS encoding glycosyltransferase; translated protein: MKIVHVIEPFASGVAVFVKSLTETMPEDLHIIIHGERKQVMSAKDVKRTFPKENVRFLRWKSVQRSINPFKDFLALSELHHILRRLKKRGLVDAVHLHSSKSGLLGRLACRLAGIKKVIYTPNGAPFLSTGNSFLNFTFKQIERLGHGLGGEVVCCSASEQEEYSKLGINASFINNGVSLKPSSTAHLVKKPTDKFTVITIGRIEEQKNPVLFNAIASFLEDFAQIEFIWAGDGNGKHLLTSKNITITGWLEPAAASALVAQADLFISTSVFEGLSFSVLEALALKKPVLLSDCVGNRDIVQSGLNGDVFKTDIEAIGKILYYFNNREMLEVMGQYSLSICEEDFNVDLNLRGYRTVYEGPKPVEKGNPYASAV